The genome window TGTTCCTCCTCTCAGGCAACCGAGGCATCTTTTGACTCGTTATTCACTCGTCTAAATTAGCCATCTCAGGAGCTTGGGTGATTATGGGGCTCCTTGGGCTCTGTGCAGTTGTTCCAGGCGGTATTGAAGCGCCAAGACCAGTATGTATCAATACAAACAAAGAGTGTGTCTCCTCTCCCGGCACCGCAGAGTGAAAAATTCCATCTCCGGCAGCCAAACAGACTCtcagctcttcccctctccctgccacgCGCGGTGGGAAGAACTTGCCATCCAAATTACTGTAATTACAGCTACAGGGCTGCGATGGCGGCTGTTGCAGCCCTGACAGTCTCCGGTTAAAGGAGGAACGTAGGGATGTGGCACGGAGAGGTCGTGCTCTTAGTAAAGAGGACGGGGCACGATTAATACACTTGAGGAAACCAGAGAGATGCCCGCAGCCACTCAAATCCATTAGTAATGCGTAGATGCTGGCGCGGGCTTCTCACAAAAGGCTTTGGGGGCACGCAAAATGCTGAGGGGATCTTTTAATGCCGAGGGGATCTCTTTAACGATGCTACATTTTGTCTGCCGGCGGTGAGGAAGGCTCTAATCGCCTGTCGCAGCAGTCCCCGTGTCTCTGTGCTTTTGCTAGACGAGGGGATGTCTCCGTACTCAGTGAATATCGCATCAAGTCACGTCTTCACCTTGCGGAGCAGATATTTTGGGCTGTGATTCCTCTGAGCAGGGGTCCAGGAAGGACTGTGGCGTTTCCCTTTCCCGACAGACACATGCCGGGGCTGGAATTGGGGCTCGGGATGGATGGGGTGAGTGCTGAACCTCTTTTCACCCGGCAGCCTCGGGGAACAGTACTACAGGGATGCCATGGAGCAGTGCCACAACTATAACGCCCGGCTGTGTGCCGAGAGGAGCGTCCGCCTCCCTTTCCTCGACTCCCAGACCGGGGTGGCCCAAAGCAACTGCTACATCTGGATGGAGAAACGTCACCGAGGGCCAGGTACGCCAGGAAAATGCTGGGTTGGGGACAAGGGGTCTGTGCGTGTCATCGCCTCagataatttgttttgttttttttaattaaaggttTAGCCGCTGGGCAGCTTTACTCCTACCCCGCGCGCCGCTGGCGGAAGAAACGCCGTGCTCATCCTCCGGAGGACCCGaggctttccttcccttctatCAAACCGGGTAAATCCTTCCCACCACAGCTTTCTTCACATGCTAaggggtgggggtttttggCAATACCGTGCCCAAGTAGCACCGGATGATGGCAAACGTCGGTGAGGGTTGGTAAACCCCTTCGCCTGACCCCGCTGCGGTGGGGAAGCTTGCAAACATGGCTGGGTGAGATGGGATCTTGGCACACACCGATGTTCCaccctgatttttctttccctttccccccaccGTCTCCTTGCAGACACCGATCAGACCCTGAAGAAGGAAGGGCTGATCTCTCAGGACGGCAGCAGCCTGGAAGCCCTGCTGAGGACTGACCCGTTGGAGAAACGTGCCCTCCCGGACCCCCGCATCGACGACGACAGCCTGGGCGAGTTCCCTGTCACCAACAGCCGTGCGCGGAAGGTACGGCAGAGAGAGGGTCACCCCCTGAGTTGGGAAAGGAAGCTTCAGGGTAAAACATGCGCATCTCCACGACACCGCTCTGATTTTCCacccccttcctcttcccctctgcttcctCTGCGTCTTTTAGCCGCAGCAGAAGGATTTGGGATGGATTTTGGGGGGCAGAGATGATGCTACCAGCTTTGTGGGGACACTGGAGATCTGGTTAGAAACTCCCCTAATTCCCAGGAAGGGAGGTTCTGCCCCCAAAATTCAGGGGAAGGGAGGTTCTGCCCCCAAAATTCAGGGGAAGGGAGGTTCTGCCCTCAAAATTCAGGGGAAGGGAGTTTCTGGCCCCAAAATTCAGGGTTTTATTGTGTCCAGGCACCCAGTTTAAGACTCTGCGCTAGGTGTCTCTGCACCCAGGACAGCTTTCATCCCTCATTGACCCACAGACCCTTGCAAAACGTCTGTGGTGGGGGAGTGATCTGCTGAGATTCCAAGGTGCCAGTCTCTGACCCTGCCAtctccttcttttctttatagcaaatttattttaaaaagagacaaaaggGACTGGGGtcttccccctttcctccctcagATGGATAATTTGGGTCCAACAGCCCCTTTTCACCCTGATTTGGCACAACTCGGAagcttttttaaatattaagggTCTCCTGAGGTCTGGAGCTGGATAAAACCTTCCCTGCTCTCCATCCTTCATCAGACTTGCCGATGCTTTACTGTTAATTGACACTGGGATTGTAGGAgctcccccttttcccctcagAGCTGCAAATCAGACTTTAAACCCACCACGATCGCTGTCATAGCTGCTTTTTGTTGCCGAAAACACCCCACAGGCATGATCTGTGGGGTGGAAAGCCTCGGCTTAGAAGATCTCAGCCCGGGTTGGTACGGATTAGCCCCAGTTCAGGCTGGAGGGGACGTTCTGCACCACCAAATCCTTTTTCCTGTTGCAGTCCTCGCAAGCCGAGTTGGTTTTCTTTAGGCCGCTTCGTTAGCTGACTGCTTTAACGATAGGTGATATCCTGCAGGCTTCAGCTTCACCTCCTTACCCACCAATGGCTGTGGTTTAATAGATATCCCCTCAAATAAGCACAGGGCAGAGCAAGGTGTGTGATATTGCATTGTAATTTTGCTAAAAAGCCTTATGTTCCTCTTCCTGGACTTTTCTATGGCACTTTTTAGCGTGAAAATTTTTTCCAAGCCTCgtctctttttgccttttccttgaTGACTCTTTCTTCAAGCGTCTTCACGCTGTATTGGGCCCTTCTGTCACTTTTGGGGGGATAAAATGTACCAAATCCCCTCTCTATCCCCTAAAATACCacatcctttctcctccttctggATTACAGGTTTGGCACGGATTCGCCTGCTGACGGAAGACTGAGGCCATGCCGATGTATCTCGCTCCCcaatttttcccccctttccctcgATCCATGCCAAGGATTTGTCTACAATAacccctctcctctttcctaGCGGATTCTTGAGCCAGATGACTTCCTGGACGATTTGGACGATGAAGACTATGAAGAAGATACGCCGAAGcggagagggaaggggaaagccAAGGTGAGGGCAGTTGGGTGGGTCTGACTGCGTTGCAGCGTTGTTTTGGTGGCGATTCCTGGCAAATGCAAGATGTTGCCGGTGCTGAAACAGCCCTGACACCTGCCAGGGCTGGACTGTGTCCATGTTGAACCTCGCGTTGGGGAAAACTCTTGACGTGCTTGACTTCGTGGGCAGGATGAGCAGAAAACACAAGCCAGGGGCTTGGATAACTCATGTCCATTAGCCACTAATGAATGTTAGTCACTGAAAACCGCCTACCATGCGAGAGATACCGGGTGGTGAGAGGATGATAGAGAGATCTCACATGGATCTGCCCCTTCCCAAAGTGGGAAAGACTGAGGATCCTGAGGGATTTGGGTCATCCTTCGGTGCCTTCTGCCCCATGCAGCAGTCCTCGCTGCTCGCATCCAACAGCCATTTCATGCTGTACCCACTACGTGGCACTGTTGGATCACACTTTTCTCCAACATCAGATCCCTGGTGTTGTCTTCCCCACCACCCAAGAGCCTTTTGCGTCCCAATTTTGCCTAAACCTtggctttttccccttttttttcccagggcaAAGGTGTCGGAGGGGCTCGCAAGAAGCTGGATGCAGCTATATTAGAAGACAGGGATAAACCCTACGCTTGCGACAGTGAGTACTAAGAACCTCTCCTCGCCGCTTAGGGCCTGGGAGTGGAGCCAGGCTGTGTTACTTTTGGGATCCATCGGGTTGTCTGCTGGGATTTGGGTTTTAAACCTCAAAAGGTAGAATTACACATCCAGGGGAGGGTGTTTTTGAACCCCTCGGACTCTCAGCCCTCCTCCAACGGTCAAAGATGGCTGGAGTTTTCCCACCGGGAACGTGGTCATCTTGCCCCGAGCGAAGGGCGGTGCAGCCACCCGGCACATAGAAATGAGGATAAACCTTTCCCGGTCTTGCAAACACCCCCGCAAAGGTTGAAAACAGCCCCTCCGTTTTCCCAGCCAGCTTTTGAGTTGGATCTGTGTCCGTCAGACTGGTTTCGAAGCCGGCCATAGCCCCCGCCCCACCCCTTGCACTATTGTGCCTCCTTAAAGCCAGTTAATGAGTTTGTAGCTGTGAAACGCAACACCGTGCGCTGGTTCTGCTCTGGATAAAAAACCTCCTCAGCTCCAGGGGCAGGGATTTGATTTCCGAGGCCATACCTTCCTGGCCCGCTTCTCTGCGAGCCCAGGGTTGACTGCTTCCTCctcacctccctcctcctcctcctcaagctggggaaggggagttaaaaacaaacaaaaaagcaatttaacaGGGCAAACGGAGCAAAAAAGGGCAAGTGAGGCTTTGAAATtacctttctctcttcttcctcctgtccTGCAAGAGCTGACACTAgcttcttccaaaaaaacccacccccaaacccaaagtAGTTgtgtttttcctccccctttttcttgttttaagagTCCGTCTGTCGCTTGGCACGGGTGCGTGacctggtgtgtgtgtgttttctcacgactctctttctgtgtttcagataGTTACAAACAAAAGCATACCTTGAAACCTCCCGATCGAGGTAGTCCACtctctgtctgctttttttatttccttcctgcctttcttctcctgaaacgttagttttgttttttgttttcaccaAACCTTGCTGGAGCCTGCGGGAAAAGGGACGGGGCGGGAGGGGACAcgggagaaggggagggagaagccaAAGGCCACCGAGCGACGTCAAAGCTGGCCTCCCCGCCGGCAGCAGGATTCGGCAGCTCCTCTCCGGGCTCGCCTGACCCTTTTCCAGCGGGGAAGAGCGGTCGTGCGTGCCGGCAGAGTGGCCTCCtgagagggaaaacaaagattaatccccccgccctcccgtggtggcagggatgggaaaaaaaccatggTGTTTCCACCAAACCCTTTCCCTCGCTCCCAAATCCCGTGCGCCCGGGATGTGCCGCCTTCCTTTTAAGAGATGCCGAAGTATGTTGCCGCTTGTCTCACAAAAAATACCCCACctttttgcttcaaaaaaagccccaaaatgGGTCAGCTGCAGGTGGAGGTTGAATGCTGGCGGCAGGCTGCGAATAAACACCCGCAGCCAAGCCAGAGAGCCGAGATCGTCTTTGTGGGGGATCGTCTTTGGGGGGGCTCTTCTTCCTCGCTGTTCAGGAGGAGGAAACCCGACTCGTGTTTAGATACCGGCCTGCTtgttttggagggaaaaaaggtcaATTTTAAACCCTgcggggggtggagggagggcgggggggggagaaaatgcTGCCTGCCAGCTCCGCGTGGCTGCTCACGGGGCCGACCCCATTGTGCCCTCGGTTGGCTCTGGAAAGCCAGAATTTGATGTAATAAGGTTGTAATTGCTGCTTTTCGGGCTGCTTTTCGCttccttcggctgggctcgtGCCGCTGTGCCGAGCTGCTCCGGACCTGCTGATGCCGAGCCTTTCCCCCAGGGTGATGAGCATCCCGAGCATCCCACAGACCCTTTTGCCCAGGGAGAATCTCTGTGGCTTTTGTCCCAAAAAGCCGATGCCGGCTGCTTGCATCGGGCTCTCTTGGGGGGATTCAAACCCCATTTTCGGCGAGCGGGCTGCTTTCTCCCCACCATATTTTTGGAGTGAGTCGATGGCGTGAGAAGGGATGCAAACCCTGGTGGGGTTTCTCCAGGCTTCAAAGCGAGCCTGGAAGCCGATCCAGAAAGGGTCCAGGATGTTACGGGAAAAACTCCAGTCTCAGGAAATCTCATCCCAAAACAACTTTTTCCCTGATTTGCCTGGGTGCTGCAGAAAGACATGGGGAAAACCCGTTCCTAAATCTGCCCACCGGGGCCCGTAAATCCCCCTCTGGCTCTTTTGGGGGGGATTTCAGCCCAATCTTCATCCGCGTGCCCGGCCAGCCTCTGTCCTCTACTGTGCTGGCAGTAGGAAGGTGCAAGGCCAGTGCTGGCTTCGTGCTCATGCCTATACAGGGCTGAAAGGGAGTTTTGGGGTGTCCTTGGAGCCTCACAACTAAAAAGCTGCCAACTCCTCCCGCCCCAAAAAGCGGTGACAGTGAGCTGGGAGCCCATTCCCTGGCAGGGAAGGTGCTTCCCCAATCCATGGGTGCTCAGAGATTTCCccaaggaagtgcctgctgtCAAACCGAGGGTGAAAGTTCCCAATCCCCGCAAGAAACGGGGCGGAAAGCGGGCAAACCGATGGTGTTTGGGGCGGTGGGTGATTTCACACCGCGCTCAGCTCGGGTTTGGAGAAGCCAGGTGGGTCcgaggagggagcagagccgAAATGTGCCTGTGGCAGCTGCAGTTTCCCTCCTTGGGGtcccaaaaaaaagaagtttcccCTTCATGGACATTGAAGGCAGCCTTGATTTTTACCCAGCTGGTTTAGGAGATGATTTTTGGGTGGGACATGACACTGCCCCCCCGCCAGTGTCTTTCCGACTGGGTTTTGCCACTCGGATTGATCCCTGCATGGTTTCACTCCTTTACCGAGGGCTGTAAAGCTGCGCTTAACGAGCTGCCATTGTTATTTGGACATGGTGGGTATCGATCGCCCACTGAATCAGCTTTAGCCTCCCACGGTGGGATGTGCAGAGGAGGCTGCGGTGCCTCTCCGGCTGTTCTGGACCTGATCTGGAGGATCCAGCCCCACACCCCTTCATTAGGGTGTTCTTAGGTGGTTTTAGTAAATTCCAGGTGATTTGGGGACAGAAGGGGAGCAGCCGTCTGCGCTCAAAGCCCGGAGACGGGGCCAGGGGATGCTGGATGATTTGGGGTGCGGGGTCTCACTCCCCGCCAGCGTGAGCTCAGACTTTTCCCATTTCTATCCGTAGTCTGCGGGAAGCGATACAAGAATCGGCCAGGATTGAGCTACCACTATGCTCACTCCCACCTGGCCGAGGAAGAAGGCGACGACAAGGACGATTCGCAGCCCCCCACTCCTGTCTCGCAGCGATCGGAGGAGCAGAAATGTAAGCGAAACAACCCCCCTCTGCTAAAATCCCCATCGTGAAAAAGACGGCAAAGCCAGGAAATGGcctctgccagggctgggagtgAGCAGCATCCCTTCCCTGATGCTTTTGAGCCCCGTGGTGTCGCCCTGGGGCTTGAAGGTTGCCGGAAAGGCTGCTCCAAGCATCGGGATTTGTGCCGTGGAAGTGTTTTTTCATGGTCCCATGTAGAAAGCCTTTGCCCTGCGGCTAATCtgtctctcctgctctgcttttccagccaAGAAGGGACCTGATGGCTTAGCTTTGCCCAACAACTACTGCGATTTCTGCCTGGGAGACTCTAAAATCAACAAGAAGACAGGACAACCGGAGGAGCTGGTCTCGTGCTCGGACTGCGGGCGATCAGGTAAGGGAGTGGGGAAAAGCATCCTCCCCACTGCCAGCATTGCCAAAAATATCCCCGGCGTCTTTGCCTGCCCAGAAAAGCTAGGGATTCGGGTCGGAGCTGGGGAGAAGGTGATTTCTTTCCCTGCATGGAGTTCTTCCCCAACCCCGTGGTTGCGTGGGCtgtcttcctcccctcccctgccttcaCTCGTGTCCTGCCTGCTTCCCAGGgcacccctcctgcctgcagttCACCCCCGTGATGATGGCGGCCGTCAAGACGTACCGCTGGCAGTGCATCGAGTGCAAGTGCTGCAATATCTGCGGCACCTCCGAGAATGATGTGAGTACCCCCCCGGAATGATGTGAGTACCCCCAGAATGATTGAGTACTCCCGGAATGATGTGAGTACCCCCCAAAAATGATGTGAGTACCCCCCAAAAATGATGTGAGTACCCCCCAAAAATGATGTGAGTACCCCCCAGAATGATGTGAGTACCCCTCAAGAATGATGTGAGTACCCCCAGAATGATGTGAGTACCCCCCAGAATCACCTGAGTACCCCCAAAATGACATGAGTACCCCCAAGAATCACATGAGTGTCCACCCCCGAGAAGAAGCAGGGCACCCTCCGAGGACACCCCAGGGTGTCATCCCATCTGGCCCCGTGGAGAAGGGATGGGGAAAAGCCCGGAGGGTCTGTGAGCAGCCTCTTCCTTTGGGGATGAGGTTTTAATAGTCCGTAGGATGTCAGAggcttttgggggggaaaatctgtgtattttaataatCTGTAGGACACAGCAGaatcttttttggggggaaatcATTGGGCTTTTAATGTTCCGTAGCACAAAGCAGCCTTTCTGGGGGaaatttttgtgcttttaataGTCCGTAGGACATGTCAGAGGCTTTCTGGGGGGAAAATCTTTGGTCTTTAATAGACAGAAGGGCACAGCAGAGTCTTTTTTGGGGAGAAATCTTTGGGCTTTAGTAGTCTGTAAGACGTGGGAGAgtcttttttgggggaaatTATTGGGCTTTAACAGTCTGTAAGATGTGGCAAAATCTTTTGGGAGCGGGGGGAAGATTGTGCTTTTTGTAGTCTGGAGGACATGGCGATGTCTTTCTGGTCGCTCTGACGGAACTTGGAGGACGACAGAGCAGGACCCTCGTCCCCTCCGTGTTGTCCTTAAGCCAAGGCCACGTTGAATCATCCGaatttcccccccttttcccccccgCTCGGCTTAGGACCAGCTGCTCTTCTGTGATGACTGCGACCGCGGCTACCACATGTACTGTCTCACCCCCCCCATGTCGGAGCCGCCAGAAGGTGAGTgccgctcccccggccccccccaaaccccgtCTTCCCTCTCCGTTTTGGAAATGGGTCAAAACAAGCAGAATTCAGCCCAGAACATTTCTCAGCCGTGCAGACCCGCTTCGACCcatgggttttttggggggtgattGTGGATTTGTCATGCCACAATCGAAAATGATGGGGTCCATCATTCTGGCTGTTCCCCAGTTATTCCTCTGCtggagaagcaaaaaaaccttttacCACCCCAAAATCCATCACCGACATCTCTCATCCCTTGCACCCCAAAATGTCTCCGTATCGGCTGGTGAAGCTGAGAGGGAtcactcttcctcctcctcttcctcccaccttGTCTTGTGCTGACTCACGGCATCGAAGCAAAAAAGAACAGCgttcacaacaaaaaaaaaaacaaccccaaaatcTCAATGACGCCTTGCAGCTGGTTAATTATCCCAGCGGTTAATTATCAACCCCTCTCCTGGCCACCTTCACTTGAAGGTTaacaaggaggaggaagacttGCAGGTTCACAAACCCACAAACAGCCGTGTAAACCACCACCCTTCCACCCCATTCCTTATTCCCTACATGTAATTAGGAAGCTGTGACCCTTAACGAAGCCCTAACGAGGGTGAAACCAGGGAACCCACGTGTACTTCTCTCctcagggagctggagctgccacTTGTGTCTGGAcctgctgaaggaaaaagccTCCATCTACCAGAACCAGAACAACTCTTGATCCCGCTCCGCCGGCGGGACGGGCTCCCCGGTGCCCTCGTTCCACGTGTTTTcccttgggggttttttttttggatctttttctttttttttttctttttttttttttctttttttttaaaccttcccCATGTTTTTGGTTgatttggggttggtttggggttttttttttgtttgggttttttttttaccgcttggggagggggtgtcggggtttattttattcatttttgccGCGCGAGGGTTTATTTCTCACCTCCCCGCAGCAAGATGGGGCATGTCCCCCTGTGAGGACGGGGTGACGCTGACGGGTCCCCACCCTGCAGAGTGGTTTTTGGGGTGACACTGCAGAGTCCTTGGGGGGACCCTGTCCCCACCCAGGGAACACGGATGGGACAAGGCTGTCCTTCCTGTCGCCGTTTCCCAGGTTTCCACCCAAAACGAGGTGCCCGAATCCACTCCACCGCCTCCCTGGCAACGCGGCGTGCCAAAAAactcacttttttccccccttttcttggGAAAATTCGGACCCCTGCGCCGGCTGCAGTCATGGTTTTGGGACTTTTTGttaatttcttgggttttgggTGGGGTGAGAttgtttcctctgcttttatttttatttcctgtttttctccccGTTTTTATCATTTCTTTTTGCCCCGCCGTCTCTCCCGCCTCGGAGGAtgctccccacagcccggccagtccccccccccgcccagatGAGGCCTTACACCCCGACATCCTCTTCCGGCCGGCATGAAACGGGGCAAAATCCCTCTGTCTTGGGATTTTCCCCCacttcctcctccagctggcGCAAAACGGGGCAAAACCCCTCCATTTGGGGGTTTTCCCTTGCTCCCACATGGCGCAGAGGGAGAAACGCTTCGCCCcgtcccccatcccccccccaacccgTCACGGTCGCacagggtttgttttggggtttggggggatttcttttgggggggaaaaGCCACTTTCACCCCCAAAATGCCGCTGACGGGGAGAGATAGGAGACGCCACTGTTTTGGGGCTCTCTGGGGACACCCCAATATCCCCGTCCGCCCCCCCCAAGGGTCCCGTTGACTGAATGTGcctgttttttctaaaaatcaacTTTAAAAACCTACCTCCGAACCCCTCCTCCCCGCCACTACGCCCCGAATTTCACCTCCGAGAACCCCCCAAAAGAGAGGAGCCAACCGGgatggcagcagagcagccccaAAACCTGGCCCATTAGCAGAAAAATGGCCCCAAAATAGCCCCCGAAAGTGACCGAAATAGCTCCAAATTAACCAAAACCGCTCAAAATTGACCAAAATCTCTAAAAAATACtgccacaccaaaaaaaacccaaaacgaATCTGGGTGACAAAGCAGCTCCAGCCCGGTggtttctctccttcccctccttgaGCGCGATTCGGGTGGAAATGAAGGTGTTTTGGTTAAAAATGGGTGGGTTTTCCCCCATTTTCGCGCCCTGACGGGGGCGGGACGATAAAATGTCCCTAAACGGGTGGGTTTTACCCCAATTTCCCCTCGGCAAAGCTTCACGGTTGTGTCTTatccggaaaaaaaaaaaaaccgaagCGACACCAAAACAGCttgttttcataataaaaatggataaaaaatGCAGTGGTGTGGAAGTGAGGACATTTTGGGGCAAAAATGGGGAGGTTGGGGGGGTGCCTGGGTTTGGGGTAAAAAACAGATCTTTAGGTGCTGGGATGTGGCTTCTCTGAGGGCTAACACTGGGGTTGAGCTGccctgttttttgggggtgaaAACCAGATATTTAGGTGCTTGGATGTGGCTTCTCTGAGGGCTGCTCTTGGGGTTGGGCTGTCCTGGTTTTTGGGGTAAAATCTGCCCCATTAGGGGCTTTTGCCACCCGCTGACCCTGGCTTGACGTGAGAATTAATCTCTTTGCAGATTTATTTTGCAGCTAAATCACCCGAATTGGGGCAAAGGCCGGAGCTTGAGAACcaggacccaggcgtccgggtaATATACGGGGGAAATCAATCCTCATTATCctcctttgggggggggggtcagggtgggggtcccagggtgggggtccccgAACGCCTGGGTTCCCtcgggggggttggggggaccCCCGGGAGGGCAGCGGTTGATATCAAACACCAACGTTGCAATGAGGTTTTATTGGGATTAAATAAATAGCGTCCGGGTGGGGGATATCGactctggggtggggggacgtGTCCCCCCGAGGGTCCGgtcccccccagtccccacTGGCCCGGCGGGACCCAGGTGTCCCCGATGCCCGTCCTCTTCCCCCTCAGACGCCGTCCTTGGTCTTGGTGGTGCTCAGGGGGACGGTGACCTCCTCGTCCTTGAGGTGACCTGCTCTGTGGCCGCACCGGGGGAAGAGAAACCCCAAAACCTTCAacctttcttccccaaaaccttGGTCCCTTCCCGACCCCAAAACCTTCATCTCTTTTCGTCCCTTCTCGCCCCAAAACCTTCATCTCCTTTTGTCCCTTCTGGCCCCAAAACCTTCATCCCTTCTCATCCCAAAACCTTCATCCCGTCTAATCCCAAAACCTTCATCCCGTCTAACCCCAAAACCTTTATCCCTtcccaaccccaaaaccttcATCTCTTTTCATCCCTTCTCACCCCAAAACCTTCATCCCTtcccaaccccaaaaccttcatctgttttcatcccttcccaccccaaaaCCTTTGTCCCTtcccaaccccaaaaccttcATCCCTTCTTGCCCCAAAACCTTCATCCCTTTTCATCCTTTCTCGCCCCAAAACCTTTGTCCCTTTTCATCCCCTCACCCCAAAACCATCCCTTTCCATCCCCTCTTGCCCCAAAACCTTCGTCCTTTCTCGCCCCAAAACCTTCGTCCTTTCTCGCCCCAAAACCTTCATCCCCTTTCATCCCTTCTCACCCCCAAACCTTTGCCCCTTTTTGTCCCTTCTTACCCCAAAACCCTTAGCCCTTCTCTCCCCAAAACCTTCTGCGTTCCTCCAAGAAAGCCATCTCGCCCTAATAGGAGGATTTCACCCCCCACCCGTTGCGTCCACCACAAAAGGATCGGGGAGAAAAAGGGGATCTGGTGGGGACGGGGTCCCTCGGGGTGGCCAAGGCCGCTGCCCTGGGGAGCTCCTCACCGTCTCTCGACGTCCTTGACGGTCTCGGGCAGGGGCATGTTGCGGGTCTCGGGCAGGAAGCACGTGGCGATGGCCGAGATGATGGGGGCAGCCCCGTAGATGACGAGGGGCAGCACCGGGGTCACGTCAGCTGCCATGCGCACCAACGGGGCCACCATGCCACCCACGCGGGCCATGGTGCCCCCCAGGCCCATCCCCGTCTGCCTGTgccagggagagggagcagTGGGTGGATGGACGGATGGAGAcgtgggtggatggatggaaggGTTGAGGGTTGGAG of Buteo buteo chromosome 29, bButBut1.hap1.1, whole genome shotgun sequence contains these proteins:
- the DPF2 gene encoding zinc finger protein ubi-d4 isoform X2 — protein: MAAVVQNVVKLLGEQYYRDAMEQCHNYNARLCAERSVRLPFLDSQTGVAQSNCYIWMEKRHRGPGLAAGQLYSYPARRWRKKRRAHPPEDPRLSFPSIKPDTDQTLKKEGLISQDGSSLEALLRTDPLEKRALPDPRIDDDSLGEFPVTNSRARKRILEPDDFLDDLDDEDYEEDTPKRRGKGKAKGKGVGGARKKLDAAILEDRDKPYACDICGKRYKNRPGLSYHYAHSHLAEEEGDDKDDSQPPTPVSQRSEEQKSKKGPDGLALPNNYCDFCLGDSKINKKTGQPEELVSCSDCGRSGHPSCLQFTPVMMAAVKTYRWQCIECKCCNICGTSENDDQLLFCDDCDRGYHMYCLTPPMSEPPEGSWSCHLCLDLLKEKASIYQNQNNS
- the DPF2 gene encoding zinc finger protein ubi-d4 isoform X1; translated protein: MAAVVQNVVKLLGEQYYRDAMEQCHNYNARLCAERSVRLPFLDSQTGVAQSNCYIWMEKRHRGPGLAAGQLYSYPARRWRKKRRAHPPEDPRLSFPSIKPDTDQTLKKEGLISQDGSSLEALLRTDPLEKRALPDPRIDDDSLGEFPVTNSRARKRILEPDDFLDDLDDEDYEEDTPKRRGKGKAKGKGVGGARKKLDAAILEDRDKPYACDNSYKQKHTLKPPDRVCGKRYKNRPGLSYHYAHSHLAEEEGDDKDDSQPPTPVSQRSEEQKSKKGPDGLALPNNYCDFCLGDSKINKKTGQPEELVSCSDCGRSGHPSCLQFTPVMMAAVKTYRWQCIECKCCNICGTSENDDQLLFCDDCDRGYHMYCLTPPMSEPPEGSWSCHLCLDLLKEKASIYQNQNNS